In Streptomyces sp. TS71-3, the following proteins share a genomic window:
- a CDS encoding cyclopropane-fatty-acyl-phospholipid synthase family protein: MVADEFPVSAQTVPSQTAPTPEEVGKSYDLFGDLYGLILGDSAIHVGMWVPPGARTSTSTLRDLANLAMDRQTDHYIGALGLGPEDHLLDIGCGTGGPAVRLGRASGARASGITVSGSQIALCAQRAREAGLAQRVSFALGDAMDLGAEHADGAYDAAWAIDSFAHMSDQPAAFRGAWRVLRPGGRLLVTEFTRRGEPSAEQLAVWRAVWTSLPPETPATVLEWTEQAGFELEGLENHSRSMGVTGDIMDLLYHDHHERILARYGPEATAEMDAVMPQLREFIRDHVGYHVFLLRKPE, encoded by the coding sequence ATGGTAGCGGACGAATTCCCTGTAAGCGCACAGACCGTCCCTTCACAGACCGCCCCCACACCCGAGGAAGTCGGCAAGTCGTACGACCTGTTCGGCGACCTCTATGGCTTGATTCTCGGTGACTCGGCCATCCACGTCGGCATGTGGGTGCCTCCGGGGGCGCGCACTTCGACCTCGACTCTCCGTGATCTGGCCAACCTTGCGATGGACCGCCAGACCGACCACTACATCGGTGCTCTGGGCCTCGGCCCGGAGGATCACCTGCTCGACATCGGCTGCGGTACCGGCGGGCCCGCGGTCCGGCTCGGCCGTGCGAGCGGCGCACGGGCGAGCGGGATCACCGTGAGCGGTTCACAGATCGCCCTCTGCGCTCAGAGAGCCCGGGAGGCGGGTCTCGCGCAGCGGGTGTCCTTCGCCCTGGGCGACGCGATGGATCTGGGCGCGGAGCATGCCGACGGGGCGTACGACGCGGCCTGGGCCATCGACTCGTTCGCCCACATGTCCGACCAGCCGGCCGCGTTCCGCGGCGCCTGGCGCGTGCTGCGTCCCGGCGGACGGCTGCTGGTCACGGAGTTCACGCGGCGCGGCGAGCCGAGTGCCGAGCAGCTCGCGGTCTGGCGCGCGGTGTGGACGTCGCTGCCGCCCGAGACACCTGCCACTGTCCTGGAGTGGACGGAGCAGGCAGGTTTCGAGCTGGAGGGCCTGGAGAACCACAGCCGGAGCATGGGGGTCACCGGCGACATCATGGATCTGCTCTACCACGACCACCACGAGCGGATCCTGGCCCGCTACGGACCCGAGGCGACGGCGGAGATGGACGCCGTCATGCCCCAACTGCGCGAGTTCATCCGCGACCACGTCGGCTACCACGTCTTCCTGCTGCGCAAGCCGGAGTGA
- a CDS encoding transcriptional regulator, whose translation MLRALGISPSDERIYRLFLDGTDLTASQVAELSDLTPGRVHGCLARLSDLGLLRITRPDTYQAVNPQTALLPLLSRRRLEAEATFTAARAQVDEIADSYRAGQLRADPRNLVEVLSGRDGVTARVEELTRSASSHIWVLDRPPYLGRSDGALHTNDDERAVTRTWLARGIEIRSIYCPASMERPGRFETLLELAAEGEHSRILPTLPFKLHIIDKRIALVSLIGGVHDSLAVVHPSGLLDALMELYEAYWARAEPLGPPSPGTPGGEGFSREEVVLLAMLKAGLKDQAIAHQLGTSTRTATRRIAAVLARLGAQTRFQAGYEASARGLV comes from the coding sequence GTGCTGAGAGCCCTCGGGATATCCCCGTCGGACGAGCGGATCTACCGCTTGTTCCTCGACGGCACCGACCTGACGGCGAGCCAGGTCGCGGAGCTGAGCGACCTGACACCCGGCCGGGTGCACGGTTGCCTGGCCCGCTTGAGTGACCTCGGGCTGCTGCGCATCACCCGCCCCGATACCTATCAGGCCGTGAACCCGCAGACGGCACTGCTGCCACTGCTGAGCAGACGGCGCCTGGAGGCGGAGGCGACCTTCACCGCCGCCCGCGCACAGGTCGACGAGATCGCCGACAGCTACCGGGCGGGCCAGCTGCGCGCCGACCCGCGCAACCTGGTGGAGGTGCTCTCGGGCCGTGACGGGGTGACGGCCCGCGTGGAGGAGCTGACCCGGTCGGCGAGCAGCCACATATGGGTGCTGGACAGGCCGCCCTACCTCGGCCGGTCGGACGGAGCCCTCCACACCAACGACGACGAACGCGCCGTCACCCGCACCTGGCTGGCCCGTGGGATCGAGATCCGCTCCATCTACTGTCCCGCGTCCATGGAGCGGCCCGGGCGCTTCGAGACCCTGCTGGAACTGGCCGCCGAGGGCGAGCACTCCCGGATCCTGCCCACCCTGCCGTTCAAGCTGCACATCATCGACAAGCGCATCGCCCTGGTCTCGCTCATCGGCGGTGTCCACGACAGCCTGGCCGTGGTCCACCCCTCGGGCCTCCTGGACGCCCTGATGGAGCTGTACGAGGCCTACTGGGCACGGGCCGAGCCCCTTGGCCCCCCGTCCCCGGGCACGCCGGGCGGTGAAGGCTTCAGCCGCGAGGAGGTCGTACTGCTCGCGATGCTGAAAGCCGGCCTGAAGGACCAGGCCATCGCCCACCAACTGGGCACGAGCACCCGCACGGCCACCCGCCGCATCGCCGCCGTCCTGGCCCGGCTGGGCGCCCAGACCCGCTTCCAGGCCGGCTACGAGGCCTCGGCCCGAGGCCTGGTCTGA
- a CDS encoding enoyl-CoA hydratase/isomerase family protein: MRFASREKAVLAQLEVGAGVVPGGGCLEVLPQVTGRSRALEIVLGGQDFDADTAERYGWINRSIPDDQLDAFVDDLAGRIASFNRSAVAAAKRLINQRSGILGGADMVESAEAFQGLLGSPEGQRRITELMDRGFQTRGDLEWDLARHLGPTGS, translated from the coding sequence ATGCGGTTCGCCAGCCGTGAGAAGGCGGTGCTCGCACAGCTCGAAGTCGGGGCCGGAGTGGTCCCGGGCGGCGGCTGCCTGGAAGTGCTGCCGCAGGTGACGGGGCGCTCACGGGCGCTGGAGATCGTGCTCGGTGGCCAGGACTTCGACGCGGACACCGCGGAACGGTACGGCTGGATCAACCGGAGCATCCCCGACGACCAGCTCGACGCGTTCGTCGACGACCTGGCCGGCCGGATCGCCTCCTTCAACCGCTCCGCCGTCGCCGCGGCCAAACGCCTCATCAACCAGCGCTCCGGGATCCTGGGCGGTGCGGACATGGTCGAGTCGGCCGAGGCCTTCCAGGGCCTGCTCGGATCGCCCGAGGGGCAGCGCAGGATCACCGAGTTGATGGACAGAGGGTTCCAGACCCGCGGGGATCTGGAATGGGACCTGGCTCGACACCTGGGGCCCACCGGTTCGTGA
- a CDS encoding DUF5996 family protein, with protein sequence MSTSQPWPRLRVADWTATRDTLHMWTQIVGKIRLAHAPLVNHWWQVTLYVSPRGLTTSAIPHRGGAFDVEFDFVDHRLRIRSSDGAAREIPLESKTVARFYRQTMHALDELGIETPIRARPNEVEPAIPFAEDDRHASYDPEAAQLFWRQLVDANRVMGHFRSRFVGKVSPVHFFWGAMDLACSRFSGRSAPRHPGGAPHCGEWVMVEGYSQELSSCGFWPGGGDEGAFYAYAYPEPEGFAESPVTPSEAFYSRENGQFLLPYEAVRTASDPDGALMGFLQSTYEAAAERGHWDRSALEDDPRRWDHVDPVRRWEYRREEVG encoded by the coding sequence ATGTCCACGAGTCAACCGTGGCCCCGGCTCCGCGTAGCGGACTGGACCGCCACACGGGACACCCTGCACATGTGGACGCAGATCGTCGGCAAGATCCGGCTGGCCCACGCACCCCTGGTCAACCACTGGTGGCAGGTCACCCTGTACGTCAGTCCCCGGGGACTGACCACCTCCGCCATCCCCCACCGCGGCGGAGCCTTCGACGTCGAGTTCGACTTCGTCGACCACCGGCTGCGCATCCGCAGCAGCGACGGTGCGGCCCGTGAGATCCCCCTGGAGTCCAAGACGGTGGCCAGGTTCTACCGGCAGACGATGCACGCCCTCGACGAGCTTGGCATCGAGACACCCATCCGGGCCCGGCCGAACGAGGTGGAGCCGGCGATTCCCTTCGCGGAGGACGACCGGCACGCCTCCTACGATCCCGAGGCCGCCCAGCTGTTCTGGCGCCAGCTCGTGGACGCCAACCGTGTCATGGGGCATTTCCGCTCCCGTTTCGTCGGCAAGGTCAGTCCCGTGCACTTCTTCTGGGGCGCCATGGACCTGGCCTGCAGCCGCTTCTCAGGCCGCTCCGCCCCGCGCCACCCCGGCGGCGCGCCCCACTGCGGGGAGTGGGTGATGGTGGAGGGCTACTCGCAGGAACTGAGCAGCTGCGGCTTCTGGCCCGGCGGGGGCGACGAGGGAGCCTTCTACGCCTACGCCTACCCGGAGCCCGAGGGCTTCGCCGAGAGCCCCGTCACCCCGTCCGAGGCCTTCTACAGCAGGGAGAACGGGCAGTTCCTGCTGCCGTACGAGGCGGTCCGCACCGCGAGCGATCCCGACGGCGCGCTCATGGGGTTCCTGCAGTCCACCTACGAGGCGGCCGCGGAACGAGGGCACTGGGACCGGTCGGCGCTGGAGGACGACCCGCGGCGGTGGGACCACGTGGACCCCGTGCGGCGGTGGGAGTACCGGCGCGAGGAGGTGGGTTGA
- a CDS encoding S8 family serine peptidase, which produces MTSTSHSRPTARARSTAQGVRRAVVAAAAVLLTLAAGVPAQAAGRPGTPVPVSGHLATGRYVVNLADAPVATYRGGTDRIPATAPAPGAKLDTTSTDAHRYRDYLAGRQNQAAASVGAKIAKRYSVASDGFTATLTAAQVVRLSARKDVLSVVPDRFNKVADDTRSTDFLGLSGAHGLWSALGGTAKAGRGVVIADLDTGIWPESASFAAPKLGTQPPTAKDPYRPYRRGSSIVMRKADGGTFTGTCQAGERFTADLCNTKIIGARYYGDTWLSVFPPEKRADYLSARDGEGHGTHTASTAAGDADVDATVNGTNFGKVSGVAPAAKIAVYKALWTDTSGNAGGYDSDIVAAIDQAVADGVDVINYSVGFTSETALDSPVQQAFQAAAAAGIFVSAAAGNAGPDAGSLDNTAPWTTTVAASTIKPLEATVKLGDGRGFVGVSTSVAAQVGPKPLVLAENLRTADADISDAQLCMDGTLDPAKTAGTIVVCDRGVNARVSKSQEVARAGGAGMVLVNTSDLDTDADTHAVPTVHLNTPDATTVRTYAATEGATATLVPGGSSGEPYPQIAGFSSRGPSTQNQGDLIKPDIAAPGVGILAAIAPPTANHPGYPFDFLSGTSMAAPHISGLAALYLGLHPTWSPMAVKSAMMTTAVDTKTAAGTANTDVFAQGSGEVDPARMLQPGLVYDSSRTDWLAYEEGQGIDTGSGVKAVDPSDLNYPSIAIGRLLGTQTVTRTLTAEQPGTYSASVDLPGIRATVEPATLHFTHAGQTAKVRITFEQTTAASGKLVTGSLTWQGSGHTTVRSALAITPLTLLAPDRVTGNGAEGSTSFQVTPGNLDLTITGYGPVAGPKLTAELSASGTAERDIRITAPEGTKAGEFFTTTDNPDARLTMLMARDPGNGQPLELIGDISDNAHQARVSLPQLPPGDYVAIVVDLGDATGTTSTPFTFQSNLVGTGSTPSGTLTISPTHPPKAPGIPLTVDASWTGVDTSGPATAYIGYPNGAGMLLTIN; this is translated from the coding sequence GTGACCTCGACGTCACACAGCAGACCCACCGCAAGAGCCCGCAGCACCGCACAGGGCGTCAGACGGGCAGTCGTGGCGGCGGCAGCCGTCCTGCTCACCCTGGCGGCGGGCGTGCCGGCCCAGGCCGCCGGCCGGCCGGGCACCCCGGTACCGGTCTCCGGCCACCTCGCCACCGGTCGCTACGTCGTCAACCTGGCCGACGCCCCAGTGGCGACCTACAGAGGCGGCACCGACCGCATACCCGCCACCGCCCCCGCGCCCGGCGCGAAGCTGGACACCACCAGCACCGACGCGCACCGCTACCGCGACTACCTCGCCGGACGCCAGAACCAGGCCGCCGCATCGGTGGGAGCGAAGATCGCCAAGCGGTACTCCGTGGCGTCCGACGGCTTCACGGCCACGCTGACCGCGGCGCAGGTGGTGCGCCTGTCGGCCCGCAAGGACGTCCTCTCCGTCGTCCCCGACCGGTTCAACAAGGTCGCCGACGACACCCGCTCCACCGACTTCCTCGGCCTCTCCGGCGCACACGGCCTGTGGTCGGCCCTCGGCGGCACCGCGAAAGCCGGGCGCGGCGTGGTGATCGCCGACCTCGACACCGGTATCTGGCCCGAGAGCGCCTCGTTCGCCGCGCCCAAGCTGGGCACCCAGCCGCCCACCGCGAAGGACCCCTACCGGCCCTACCGCCGGGGTTCGTCCATCGTGATGCGCAAGGCCGACGGCGGCACGTTCACCGGAACCTGCCAGGCCGGCGAGCGGTTCACGGCCGATCTCTGCAACACGAAGATCATCGGTGCCCGGTACTACGGTGACACCTGGCTGTCGGTCTTCCCGCCGGAGAAGCGGGCGGACTACCTCTCCGCGCGCGACGGTGAGGGCCACGGCACGCACACCGCCTCCACGGCCGCGGGCGACGCCGACGTGGATGCCACCGTCAACGGCACCAACTTCGGCAAGGTCAGCGGTGTGGCGCCCGCGGCGAAGATCGCCGTCTACAAGGCCCTGTGGACCGACACCAGCGGCAATGCGGGCGGGTACGACTCCGACATCGTCGCCGCCATCGACCAGGCCGTCGCCGACGGCGTCGACGTCATCAACTACTCGGTCGGCTTCACCAGCGAGACCGCGCTCGACTCACCCGTCCAGCAGGCCTTCCAGGCCGCGGCCGCAGCCGGGATCTTCGTGTCCGCGGCGGCCGGCAACGCGGGCCCTGACGCCGGCAGTCTGGACAACACCGCTCCCTGGACCACCACGGTGGCGGCCAGCACCATCAAGCCCCTGGAAGCCACCGTGAAGCTCGGCGACGGGCGCGGCTTCGTCGGCGTCAGCACCAGCGTGGCGGCGCAGGTCGGCCCCAAGCCCCTGGTCCTCGCGGAGAACCTCAGGACGGCGGACGCGGACATCAGCGACGCGCAACTCTGCATGGACGGCACCCTCGACCCGGCCAAGACGGCGGGCACCATCGTGGTGTGCGACCGCGGGGTCAACGCCCGGGTGAGCAAGTCGCAGGAGGTGGCCCGCGCCGGTGGCGCCGGCATGGTCCTCGTGAACACCTCCGACCTCGACACCGACGCCGACACGCACGCCGTGCCGACCGTGCACCTCAACACCCCCGACGCGACCACCGTGCGCACCTACGCGGCCACCGAGGGCGCCACGGCCACCCTGGTGCCGGGCGGCTCGTCAGGTGAGCCCTACCCGCAGATCGCCGGCTTCTCCTCCCGGGGTCCCTCGACGCAGAATCAGGGCGACCTCATCAAGCCGGACATCGCGGCGCCCGGCGTCGGCATACTCGCCGCGATCGCGCCGCCCACGGCGAACCACCCCGGCTACCCGTTCGACTTCCTGTCCGGCACGTCGATGGCCGCCCCGCACATCTCCGGTCTGGCCGCGCTCTATCTCGGACTGCACCCCACGTGGTCGCCGATGGCCGTCAAGTCGGCCATGATGACGACGGCGGTGGACACCAAGACCGCCGCCGGCACCGCCAACACCGACGTGTTCGCGCAGGGCTCCGGCGAGGTCGACCCGGCCCGGATGCTCCAGCCGGGTCTCGTATACGACTCCTCCCGCACGGACTGGCTGGCCTACGAGGAGGGGCAGGGCATAGACACCGGTTCCGGTGTCAAAGCCGTCGATCCCAGCGATCTCAACTATCCCTCCATCGCGATCGGCCGCCTCCTGGGCACGCAGACGGTGACACGTACCCTCACCGCCGAGCAGCCCGGCACCTACAGCGCCTCCGTCGACCTGCCCGGCATCCGGGCGACGGTCGAACCGGCCACCCTGCACTTCACGCACGCCGGCCAGACGGCGAAGGTCCGCATCACCTTCGAGCAGACCACCGCGGCCTCCGGCAAACTCGTCACCGGGTCACTCACCTGGCAGGGCAGCGGCCACACCACGGTGCGCAGCGCCCTTGCGATCACCCCGCTGACGCTGCTCGCCCCTGACCGCGTGACGGGCAACGGTGCCGAGGGCAGCACGTCGTTCCAGGTGACCCCGGGCAACCTCGACCTCACGATCACGGGCTACGGCCCCGTCGCGGGTCCGAAACTCACCGCGGAACTCTCCGCCTCCGGCACCGCGGAACGTGACATCCGCATCACCGCTCCCGAGGGCACCAAGGCCGGCGAGTTCTTCACCACGACCGACAACCCCGACGCCAGGCTCACCATGCTCATGGCCCGGGACCCCGGCAACGGACAGCCGCTCGAACTCATCGGCGACATCAGCGACAACGCCCACCAGGCCCGAGTCAGCCTGCCCCAGCTGCCACCGGGTGACTACGTCGCCATCGTCGTCGACCTCGGTGACGCCACCGGAACCACGTCCACGCCGTTCACGTTCCAGTCGAACCTCGTGGGCACCGGCTCCACCCCCTCCGGGACCCTCACCATCTCGCCGACCCACCCGCCGAAGGCCCCGGGAATCCCCCTGACGGTCGACGCGTCGTGGACGGGCGTCGACACGAGCGGCCCCGCCACGGCCTACATCGGCTATCCGAACGGCGCCGGCATGCTCCTCACCATCAACTAG